In Denitratisoma sp. DHT3, one DNA window encodes the following:
- a CDS encoding DEAD/DEAH box helicase family protein encodes MKLKKLAEVTMWLPGFAPDDPLSEARSTAEIIAFPLVNEVHDAVPVIDEGSSGDIAERVIEVAADVPALKPIRSVWPALDGSPHAMLRGEVGKFEANLAAIAVLSLLDAENRFPTDEERSVLNRYTGWGGLPKAFNPEQDDPAWRARAESLPDLLGEDYTSAKGSVVNAHYTAVFVIDAIWEAVRRLGFRGGRVLDPSAGTGYFIGAMPKELAEVSEITAIEIDRLSSRMLSRLYGQHGVRTLTVGFEKARLPKDWFDLVISNVPFGNYQVPDDRNVPYANFLIHDYFFGRALEVTRPGGLVAFITSAGTLDKWEDRARRHMASQAKLLGAIRLPSGTFSQIANTDVTTDIVFLQKLGAGEKATDDWISVVEAPYAMCDGSRRLYVSNWYVQNPEMLIGRMGQKSNGYGLSNAAIFDGDIGTALRERIARLPEGVHHPRVERNSQPSGKPQRDIHAAAPEFVKPGAFCLTDDGRLAVSEGQELLVIEGTVSATAAKRIVGMMAIRDAARKLLHVQHLTDDDSRLGSYRMMLNMAYDGFVARHGYLHAKANKLAFKGDPDLPLLLSLESYDPEGGVAEKADVFFRRTVGVVRKVDRCNTPEEALLVSLHERGCVDVALMASLLGQASSAFLPDMADRGLIFLNPETSQWETADAYLAGNVRSKLEMAEAAGGEFVRNVDALKAVVPADLGPGEIDARIGSTWIPARDYAEFLDQLLECEGCTVEFCAEAGAWNIDVPWQGERSVASTQTFGTGRISAGELFVVTLNQMVPTIRDRDPVTDRYFVNTEETIAAREKQQALKEAFGAWVFADANRCERLVRLYNDQFNSVRLREFDGSGLALPGFSEVFNLHRHQKDAIWRIVSGGVNTLLAHVVGAGKTLTMICGGMELRRLGMASKPCYVVPNHMLEQFAAEFLRAYPGANILMASKDDLVGDKRRTLLSRIATGDWDGVLITHASFERIKMSDEAMTTFIEARVYEIECAIRASKSQKRGNRIVKELERAKKSWLARLEKLAAKSKKDDMLTFEELGVDFLFIDEAHYFKNLYRFTKMARVAGLPNANSERAFDMFVKTRHVMDKHGGRSGVVFATGTPVSNSMAEMWTMQRYLQPATLRGNHVAQFDTWAGNFGESVTALELSPDGGGYRMNTRFARFVNLPELMTMFREVADIRTADMLKLPVPRFHLETVTAKPTAALKAFVATLVERAEAIRNGTVSPNEDNMLAVTNDGRKAALDMRLVTPREPEAADGKVSLCAERIHGIWRDTTAFRGTQAVFCDLSTPTDDGRFSVYHVIRAKLVEMGVPGTEIAFIHDFESDTAKAELFKAVREGRIRVLLGSTLKMGVGTNIQTRLAALHHLDAPWRPSDVEQREGRIIRQGNLNEEVRIVRYVTEASFDAYIWQTLETKARFIAQVMRGDTGMRSAEDVELAALSYAEVKALASGNPLVMEKAGIDAEVAKLSLLKSQWDNQRWSNQRESATLPGRIEKLRQRIEAIEADIADRMDVRGQRFCMVIDGQHFVERAEAGEVLVRYYVEAKARTRKIGNWKTSAGEIVVGQFAGFDLAVSIPTAAADGPSFLLKKRRAYVAHHSDNPIGMVRVIENVANALEGRLAEVHEDLARAEKRLADILGEISKPFDKEDRLTQLLVRQREINASLDLDKGNAGAMEAETEVA; translated from the coding sequence ATGAAACTCAAGAAACTTGCGGAGGTCACTATGTGGCTTCCCGGATTTGCCCCGGACGATCCATTGTCGGAGGCAAGAAGCACGGCGGAAATTATCGCCTTTCCCTTAGTCAACGAAGTACATGACGCCGTTCCGGTCATCGACGAGGGAAGTTCGGGCGACATCGCAGAACGGGTTATCGAGGTGGCGGCCGACGTTCCGGCACTCAAGCCTATCCGATCGGTATGGCCCGCGCTGGATGGCTCTCCGCATGCGATGTTGCGTGGGGAGGTCGGGAAGTTCGAGGCGAATCTGGCGGCGATCGCAGTGTTGTCGTTGCTGGATGCCGAAAACCGATTCCCGACTGACGAAGAGCGATCCGTTCTCAATCGTTATACGGGGTGGGGCGGGCTTCCCAAAGCATTCAATCCTGAGCAGGACGATCCAGCGTGGCGGGCGAGAGCCGAGTCATTGCCGGACCTGTTGGGCGAGGATTACACGAGCGCCAAGGGGAGTGTGGTCAATGCCCATTACACGGCAGTGTTCGTGATCGATGCTATCTGGGAGGCGGTGCGCCGACTCGGATTTCGGGGCGGTCGCGTCCTCGATCCCTCGGCAGGTACCGGGTATTTCATCGGTGCCATGCCAAAGGAACTGGCCGAAGTATCGGAAATCACGGCCATCGAAATCGACCGTCTGTCGTCACGGATGCTGTCGCGCCTGTATGGGCAACACGGGGTTCGTACCTTGACGGTGGGCTTCGAGAAGGCGCGATTGCCCAAAGACTGGTTCGATCTGGTGATCTCGAATGTTCCGTTCGGGAACTATCAGGTGCCGGACGATCGGAACGTGCCTTATGCAAACTTCCTGATCCACGATTACTTCTTCGGGCGAGCCCTGGAAGTGACCCGTCCGGGTGGTCTGGTGGCGTTCATCACGTCGGCCGGAACGTTGGACAAGTGGGAAGACCGGGCGCGGCGCCATATGGCTTCGCAGGCAAAGCTGCTGGGGGCGATCCGTCTGCCGTCCGGGACGTTTTCGCAGATCGCAAATACCGACGTCACGACCGACATCGTCTTTCTCCAGAAGTTGGGGGCAGGCGAAAAGGCCACCGACGACTGGATCAGCGTGGTCGAAGCGCCCTATGCGATGTGCGATGGCTCCCGCCGTTTGTATGTCTCGAACTGGTATGTCCAGAACCCGGAGATGCTGATCGGGCGCATGGGACAGAAGTCGAATGGCTATGGCTTGTCGAATGCCGCCATTTTCGATGGCGATATCGGCACTGCTTTACGGGAACGGATTGCGCGGTTGCCAGAGGGTGTTCATCACCCACGGGTGGAGAGAAATTCCCAGCCCAGTGGCAAGCCGCAGCGCGACATTCATGCCGCGGCGCCGGAGTTCGTGAAGCCGGGCGCATTCTGCCTCACCGACGATGGCCGTTTGGCTGTTTCGGAAGGCCAGGAGCTGCTGGTCATCGAGGGAACGGTATCGGCAACGGCTGCCAAGCGCATCGTCGGCATGATGGCGATTCGTGATGCGGCGAGAAAATTGCTGCATGTCCAGCATCTCACGGATGACGATAGCCGTCTTGGTAGTTACCGCATGATGCTCAACATGGCCTATGACGGCTTTGTGGCGCGGCATGGCTATCTGCATGCCAAGGCCAACAAGCTGGCGTTCAAGGGAGACCCAGACCTGCCATTGCTGTTGTCTCTGGAGAGTTACGATCCGGAGGGCGGCGTGGCGGAAAAGGCCGATGTGTTCTTCCGTCGGACCGTGGGGGTCGTCCGCAAGGTCGACCGCTGCAATACGCCGGAAGAGGCCCTGTTGGTGTCGCTGCATGAGCGGGGATGTGTGGATGTTGCGTTGATGGCATCCCTGCTTGGGCAGGCGTCATCGGCGTTCCTCCCGGACATGGCGGATCGCGGTCTGATCTTCCTGAATCCGGAAACATCGCAGTGGGAAACCGCGGATGCTTACCTGGCCGGGAACGTGCGCAGCAAGCTGGAAATGGCAGAAGCAGCGGGCGGAGAATTTGTTCGCAATGTGGATGCCTTGAAAGCGGTGGTGCCTGCTGATCTGGGGCCGGGAGAAATCGATGCCCGGATCGGATCGACCTGGATACCGGCGAGGGACTATGCCGAATTCCTCGATCAGTTGCTGGAGTGCGAGGGATGCACGGTGGAGTTCTGTGCGGAAGCCGGGGCGTGGAACATCGATGTGCCCTGGCAAGGTGAACGGTCGGTCGCATCGACCCAAACCTTCGGTACCGGACGTATCTCGGCAGGCGAGTTGTTTGTCGTGACGCTGAACCAGATGGTGCCAACGATTCGGGATCGCGATCCGGTGACAGACCGGTACTTCGTGAACACGGAGGAAACCATTGCCGCACGTGAGAAGCAGCAGGCGCTCAAGGAAGCATTTGGTGCCTGGGTGTTTGCCGATGCGAATCGTTGTGAGCGCTTGGTCAGGCTGTACAACGACCAATTTAATTCTGTGCGCTTGCGGGAGTTTGATGGGTCGGGCCTGGCTCTGCCGGGCTTCTCCGAAGTGTTCAACCTTCATCGGCATCAGAAGGACGCCATCTGGCGCATCGTGTCGGGCGGGGTGAATACCTTGCTGGCCCATGTGGTCGGTGCTGGCAAAACTCTGACGATGATCTGTGGCGGTATGGAGTTGAGGCGTCTGGGAATGGCCAGCAAGCCGTGCTATGTGGTGCCAAACCACATGCTGGAGCAGTTTGCGGCGGAGTTTTTGCGAGCCTATCCCGGGGCCAATATCCTGATGGCGAGCAAGGACGACCTGGTCGGCGACAAACGCCGGACATTGTTGTCACGAATCGCCACTGGGGATTGGGATGGCGTGCTGATTACCCACGCCTCCTTCGAGAGGATCAAGATGAGCGACGAGGCCATGACCACGTTCATCGAAGCGCGTGTCTATGAGATCGAGTGTGCCATTCGGGCCTCGAAATCACAGAAGCGAGGGAATCGGATCGTCAAGGAGCTGGAGCGGGCCAAGAAGAGCTGGCTCGCGCGGTTGGAGAAGCTGGCGGCGAAGTCGAAGAAGGATGACATGCTCACCTTCGAGGAACTGGGCGTCGATTTCCTGTTCATCGACGAGGCGCACTACTTCAAGAACCTCTACCGGTTCACAAAGATGGCACGGGTCGCAGGACTGCCCAATGCCAACTCGGAACGTGCCTTCGATATGTTCGTGAAGACGCGGCATGTGATGGACAAGCATGGTGGCCGGTCGGGGGTGGTGTTCGCAACAGGAACGCCGGTATCGAACTCGATGGCGGAGATGTGGACCATGCAACGCTATCTGCAACCCGCGACGCTGCGGGGGAATCATGTGGCGCAGTTCGATACCTGGGCGGGCAATTTCGGCGAGTCGGTGACGGCCTTGGAGTTGTCGCCCGATGGCGGGGGATACCGCATGAACACGCGGTTCGCCCGCTTCGTGAATCTGCCCGAGCTGATGACGATGTTCCGCGAAGTGGCGGACATTCGAACGGCGGACATGTTGAAGCTACCGGTGCCGCGTTTCCATTTGGAGACGGTGACAGCGAAACCCACGGCGGCCCTGAAGGCGTTTGTGGCAACGCTGGTGGAACGTGCCGAAGCCATTCGCAACGGTACGGTGTCGCCCAACGAGGACAACATGCTGGCGGTAACCAACGATGGCCGCAAGGCCGCGCTGGACATGCGGCTGGTGACTCCTCGTGAGCCGGAGGCAGCGGATGGGAAAGTGAGCCTGTGCGCCGAGCGGATTCATGGCATCTGGCGCGATACGACGGCATTCCGAGGCACTCAGGCCGTGTTTTGTGATCTGAGTACGCCAACGGACGATGGACGGTTCAGTGTCTATCACGTCATACGGGCGAAGCTCGTGGAGATGGGGGTTCCGGGAACGGAAATCGCCTTCATTCATGACTTCGAGAGCGATACCGCGAAGGCCGAGTTGTTCAAGGCCGTGCGGGAAGGGCGGATTCGCGTTCTGTTGGGCAGCACCCTGAAAATGGGGGTAGGCACCAATATCCAGACGCGTCTGGCGGCATTGCATCATCTGGATGCGCCATGGCGTCCGTCCGACGTCGAGCAACGGGAGGGACGCATTATTCGTCAGGGCAACCTGAATGAGGAAGTGCGTATCGTCCGTTACGTGACAGAGGCATCGTTCGACGCCTACATCTGGCAGACCCTCGAAACCAAGGCACGTTTCATCGCCCAGGTGATGCGTGGGGATACCGGGATGCGTAGCGCGGAGGATGTGGAACTGGCGGCGCTGTCCTATGCCGAAGTGAAGGCACTGGCGTCGGGCAATCCGCTGGTCATGGAAAAGGCTGGCATCGATGCCGAGGTCGCCAAGCTGTCCTTGCTCAAATCCCAATGGGACAACCAGCGATGGTCAAACCAGAGGGAGTCGGCCACCTTGCCCGGTCGCATCGAGAAACTCCGGCAACGGATCGAGGCGATCGAAGCGGACATTGCTGATCGGATGGATGTGCGTGGCCAACGCTTTTGCATGGTGATCGACGGGCAGCATTTTGTCGAACGTGCCGAAGCAGGCGAAGTGCTTGTCCGGTATTACGTCGAAGCCAAAGCTAGAACCCGGAAGATCGGGAACTGGAAAACGTCGGCGGGGGAGATCGTCGTCGGGCAGTTTGCCGGCTTCGATCTGGCGGTATCGATACCGACGGCGGCAGCCGATGGACCGAGCTTTCTGCTGAAAAAGCGGCGAGCCTACGTGGCACATCATTCCGATAATCCCATTGGGATGGTCAGGGTGATCGAAAACGTAGCCAATGCGCTGGAAGGCAGGCTGGCGGAAGTCCATGAGGATCTGGCACGGGCAGAAAAGCGCCTGGCCGACATCCTAGGCGAGATATCCAAGCCCTTCGATAAGGAAGATCGATTGACGCAACTGCTGGTGCGCCAACGCGAGATCAATGCCAGTCTCGATCTCGACAAGGGCAATGCCGGCGCGATGGAAGCGGAAACCGAAGTCGCGTGA
- a CDS encoding PRTRC system ThiF family protein — translation MMAIHHLVPELLTREVRVTVIGAGGSGSQMLMGLAQLHTAMLALGHPGGLDVTVVDADQVSEANVGRQMFYPSDVGLSKASVLVNRINMAMGTGWKAQIRRLTAGESLRTDLAIGCVDNRLARKAILESVGRAGGGYWLDMGNRLHDGQVILGVVPARWAKPDANRLPHAGDLLPEIVDESQEAEDDTPSCSLADALDKQSLFVNRGVSMYALNLLWELFRYGQIAYHGVFVNLKNARTTPLPVDPAAWSRFGYPKPARSRKRKAQGN, via the coding sequence ATGATGGCTATCCATCATCTTGTGCCTGAACTGCTCACGCGGGAGGTACGCGTCACCGTCATCGGGGCCGGCGGGTCGGGTTCCCAGATGTTGATGGGACTGGCCCAGCTGCATACGGCCATGCTTGCCTTGGGTCACCCCGGGGGACTGGATGTGACCGTTGTGGACGCCGACCAGGTGTCGGAAGCCAATGTCGGGCGGCAGATGTTTTATCCGTCCGACGTGGGGCTCTCCAAGGCATCGGTACTCGTCAATCGCATCAACATGGCGATGGGCACCGGCTGGAAGGCGCAGATACGGCGTCTCACCGCGGGCGAGAGTTTGCGCACCGATCTGGCGATTGGTTGTGTGGACAATCGTCTGGCGCGCAAAGCGATCCTGGAATCGGTGGGACGCGCTGGCGGCGGGTACTGGCTCGACATGGGCAACCGCTTGCATGATGGTCAGGTCATTCTCGGTGTCGTACCGGCGCGTTGGGCCAAGCCCGATGCGAACCGGCTGCCTCATGCCGGCGATCTTCTCCCGGAGATCGTCGATGAGTCGCAGGAAGCCGAAGATGACACGCCGTCCTGCTCGCTGGCCGATGCCCTCGACAAGCAGTCGCTATTCGTCAATCGCGGGGTCTCGATGTATGCGCTGAATCTGCTGTGGGAGTTGTTCCGCTACGGCCAGATCGCCTATCACGGTGTTTTCGTGAATCTCAAAAATGCCCGGACGACACCGCTTCCCGTCGATCCGGCGGCATGGTCCCGTTTCGGTTATCCCAAGCCTGCGCGCAGCCGTAAGCGCAAGGCTCAAGGGAACTGA
- a CDS encoding PRTRC system protein A produces the protein MDARDVALQHSAPVVTVPRYGGFTPLAENGHRFLVTGDGLWLEARRPWMYLRVPLVCQKSVPMPYGWVGRELSLTFGKIPRHLVIEFYRFALDRCPEECVGWVVWNAVSGEMRLVFPTEESTGCTHVRYCRPLLDDDEHLVVDLHSHGRLSAFFSTQDDRDDRGEFKIAGVIGNCDRGQCSTAFRLCANGLFLPLAFDETGLSGQTGGNDGYPSSCA, from the coding sequence ATGGACGCGAGAGATGTCGCCTTGCAACACTCGGCGCCTGTCGTGACGGTACCGCGCTATGGTGGATTCACGCCCCTGGCCGAGAATGGTCATCGCTTTCTGGTGACCGGTGACGGACTCTGGCTCGAAGCACGGCGTCCCTGGATGTACCTGCGGGTGCCGCTGGTCTGCCAGAAAAGCGTCCCCATGCCGTATGGCTGGGTGGGCCGTGAGCTCTCCCTGACCTTTGGCAAGATTCCTCGCCATCTGGTCATCGAGTTCTACCGGTTCGCGCTTGATCGCTGCCCGGAAGAGTGTGTGGGTTGGGTCGTGTGGAATGCCGTTTCCGGCGAGATGCGTCTGGTGTTTCCGACGGAAGAATCGACGGGATGCACGCATGTACGTTATTGCCGGCCGCTCCTCGACGACGACGAGCATCTGGTGGTCGACCTGCATTCCCATGGTCGCCTCTCGGCCTTCTTCTCGACGCAGGACGATCGGGATGATCGCGGGGAGTTCAAGATTGCTGGCGTGATCGGCAACTGCGATCGCGGGCAATGTTCGACGGCGTTTCGTTTATGCGCCAACGGGCTGTTCTTGCCGCTGGCATTCGATGAGACCGGCCTGAGCGGCCAGACAGGAGGGAATGATGGCTATCCATCATCTTGTGCCTGA
- a CDS encoding PRTRC system protein B, whose translation MSSINPERVMSCPPGSTRLHHFNKEVAMAINVSTFSSEQSYRLTHAVLVYQDAQRKPAFVSIHDVGSDDGNRPVIQAGVPASKAGLMALMRILDPETMLKPAIKPAHVLAEGSGFFVWYCDPQDRQVWFDCKELGARTSRVPCPGLVFVVTTKAWKVFAFKGRQRPDADTPLFVAPFFNVWQNGTICVGSARLPKGDQAHNHLAWEEAFFRSYFTHPNIHTPRGLTRYRAGPFALWRDLLDARLSRFPTRTLVPTGWTLRQAFEAAVLEGDA comes from the coding sequence GTGAGTTCCATTAACCCGGAGCGGGTGATGTCCTGCCCGCCGGGCTCGACACGCCTGCACCATTTCAACAAGGAGGTCGCGATGGCGATCAATGTCAGTACGTTTTCCAGCGAACAGTCGTACCGGCTGACCCATGCCGTCCTGGTCTATCAGGATGCGCAACGCAAGCCGGCGTTCGTGTCGATTCATGATGTGGGATCGGACGATGGCAATCGTCCGGTGATTCAAGCAGGGGTTCCGGCCAGCAAGGCGGGACTCATGGCGCTGATGCGGATTCTCGATCCGGAAACGATGCTCAAGCCGGCCATCAAGCCGGCGCATGTGCTCGCGGAAGGATCGGGTTTCTTCGTCTGGTACTGCGATCCACAGGACAGACAGGTCTGGTTCGACTGCAAGGAACTCGGTGCGCGAACCTCACGGGTTCCCTGTCCGGGGCTGGTGTTCGTAGTGACCACGAAGGCATGGAAGGTGTTTGCGTTCAAGGGGCGGCAACGTCCCGATGCCGACACACCGCTGTTTGTTGCGCCATTCTTCAACGTCTGGCAAAACGGCACGATCTGTGTCGGCAGTGCCCGCTTGCCGAAAGGCGATCAGGCACATAACCACCTAGCCTGGGAGGAAGCCTTCTTCCGGTCCTACTTCACGCATCCGAACATCCATACCCCAAGGGGGCTGACCCGTTACCGGGCCGGTCCGTTTGCCTTGTGGCGGGATCTGCTGGACGCTCGCCTGAGTCGCTTTCCAACGCGCACGCTCGTTCCGACGGGTTGGACGCTACGGCAAGCATTTGAGGCCGCGGTGCTGGAAGGAGATGCGTGA
- a CDS encoding PRTRC system protein F, giving the protein MLALRWLEIGELPESAIGLPPTLVQQALVTWINRMVGQLQHIGFEAHVAASPVALGYGSLFPDASEDDDQWYWAIQSEQVEWLGMKDRLTRIETLCPGLGETALYWLQRASGRTLYALTPQSARDLCEYIHWQGSSDQAEWLDEMRSMGMTDEDLGDAISPDWYDGHFPNWVLRAKPVLDEEALSRIQSSMPEVAPVAAVLLDIEQLMADGGQLPGLDGMEVESVYFGAYLRWDADDPMDRVFDDFIEYANCASDGYTDLFGAGAVPLDAEGFHVWLHKTGLGLQLLSSLDRLIALIAEPL; this is encoded by the coding sequence ATGCTGGCCTTGCGCTGGCTGGAGATTGGGGAGCTTCCCGAGTCTGCGATCGGTCTGCCGCCTACGCTGGTGCAACAAGCGTTGGTTACGTGGATCAACCGTATGGTCGGGCAGTTGCAGCACATCGGCTTCGAGGCTCATGTCGCGGCATCGCCCGTGGCATTGGGCTACGGATCGCTGTTTCCGGATGCCAGTGAGGACGATGACCAGTGGTACTGGGCCATCCAGTCCGAGCAGGTCGAGTGGTTGGGCATGAAGGATCGGCTGACCCGGATCGAGACGCTCTGTCCCGGTTTGGGCGAGACGGCGCTGTATTGGCTGCAACGGGCTTCGGGGCGCACGCTGTATGCCCTGACGCCACAATCGGCGCGCGATCTGTGCGAGTACATCCACTGGCAAGGGAGTAGCGACCAAGCCGAATGGCTGGATGAGATGCGTTCGATGGGCATGACCGACGAGGATCTGGGGGATGCAATTTCTCCGGATTGGTATGACGGTCATTTCCCGAACTGGGTGCTTCGCGCCAAGCCGGTGCTGGATGAGGAGGCCTTGTCCCGCATCCAGTCCTCCATGCCAGAAGTTGCGCCGGTAGCCGCCGTGTTGCTCGACATCGAACAATTGATGGCGGATGGCGGGCAGCTTCCCGGCCTGGACGGCATGGAAGTCGAGTCTGTCTATTTCGGGGCTTACCTGAGATGGGATGCCGATGACCCCATGGATCGGGTGTTCGATGACTTCATCGAATACGCGAACTGCGCCAGCGATGGCTATACCGATCTCTTTGGCGCCGGGGCAGTACCTCTCGATGCCGAGGGGTTCCATGTCTGGCTCCATAAGACCGGCCTGGGGTTGCAGTTGCTGTCATCACTGGATCGGTTGATCGCCCTGATCGCCGAACCCCTGTGA
- a CDS encoding PRTRC system protein C: protein MTITVQKLQRSFAYNGIALPDPGCELSPEQVRDVYSATYPEITTASIEGPEQKGDRLIYTFRRAVGTKGSLSANAQRTSRVVVRRRDDGLSYVEPQSAVVTPVARLTIALGRWVRWIDRRWPVVLRKE from the coding sequence ATGACCATTACCGTTCAGAAGCTGCAGCGTTCGTTTGCCTACAACGGCATTGCCTTGCCCGATCCCGGCTGCGAGTTGTCGCCGGAGCAGGTGCGGGATGTCTATTCCGCGACGTATCCGGAGATCACGACGGCCTCGATCGAGGGGCCGGAGCAGAAGGGGGATCGGTTGATCTATACCTTCCGGCGTGCGGTCGGCACCAAGGGCAGCCTATCGGCCAATGCACAGCGAACCTCCCGGGTCGTGGTGCGGCGGCGGGATGACGGCCTGAGCTATGTCGAACCGCAATCGGCGGTTGTAACGCCGGTGGCTCGCTTGACCATCGCCTTGGGACGATGGGTCAGGTGGATCGATCGGCGTTGGCCTGTTGTCCTCCGCAAGGAGTAG
- a CDS encoding PRTRC system protein E — MFFQELKSLLDGCAALAVTLSSAREGLITVTVRPTPKDAKDAEALAIPLVLTGTAEELDAQFVGLLRSFADEHQSLAEQLEATRNILEAAKKDASKKAEGALRKGTAKVAAPADDDDDETETPAAADVPVEDNLFA, encoded by the coding sequence ATGTTTTTTCAGGAACTGAAATCGTTGTTGGACGGCTGCGCAGCACTGGCGGTCACTTTGTCATCGGCCAGGGAAGGACTGATCACCGTCACGGTGCGACCCACCCCGAAGGATGCCAAGGATGCCGAGGCGTTGGCGATCCCGCTGGTCCTGACTGGAACGGCGGAGGAGCTGGATGCGCAATTCGTCGGATTGCTTCGCAGCTTTGCCGACGAGCATCAATCGCTGGCCGAGCAACTGGAAGCCACCCGCAACATTCTTGAGGCAGCCAAAAAGGACGCCAGCAAGAAAGCGGAAGGCGCACTCAGGAAAGGCACGGCCAAGGTAGCGGCGCCAGCTGATGACGATGATGATGAGACCGAGACGCCGGCAGCCGCCGACGTTCCGGTCGAAGACAACCTTTTCGCATGA
- a CDS encoding PRTRC system ParB family protein, giving the protein MQLQASIKVGNILPGRNPRGYFDPSEMTALEDSVKSKGVLQAILVRPRDAGRYEIVAGERRWRAAKKVFGDEYEIPALVRDLDDGEADEAALIENIQRADMSPTEEAEAAAKILGRCQGDRDEASRRLGWSRTTLDKRLALMNCSERVRRALSERRIQLGHAELLAAVTRDKQDAVLEKLLSQASLPTVAQFRGQLEQISRALSSAIFDKGECTSCSHNSGNQQALFGEAIAAGHCTHGACFDGKTEAALDAKKASLADDYPTIRIVRPGENFTLLRLLAEGDTGVGDEQAKACRACKNFGAAISAVPGKLGNVYPDLCFDASCNAKKVAARIKLEKDKATPAEGSAKTASGKSATPAKSSGKAASQPDTKSDAKVQDSQRVKDYRLTVWRKALRRELMGNRDNNLTVLIALALSGNARHISDTKLGKAFAAITKQEFTSFVFKADEAARLVAQSDEAVRDKLFLGLAASAADGIEEKTLVQILTYLEIDLGRHWKLCEEFLKLLTKSEIEAMCDEIGLKVAMGGTFAKAMSGKKDDIVKALLNVAAFPYEGKVPRSMRFNIA; this is encoded by the coding sequence ATGCAACTGCAAGCATCAATCAAGGTCGGGAACATCCTTCCCGGCCGCAATCCCCGAGGCTACTTCGATCCCTCGGAAATGACGGCGTTGGAAGATTCCGTGAAATCCAAGGGCGTGCTGCAGGCGATCCTCGTGCGTCCCCGCGATGCGGGGCGTTACGAGATCGTTGCCGGCGAGCGTCGCTGGCGTGCGGCAAAGAAGGTGTTTGGGGATGAGTATGAAATCCCGGCACTGGTGCGCGACCTGGACGATGGCGAAGCCGACGAGGCGGCGCTGATCGAAAACATCCAGCGTGCGGACATGAGTCCGACCGAAGAAGCCGAAGCGGCCGCCAAGATTCTTGGCCGCTGTCAGGGAGATCGGGACGAGGCCTCACGTCGTCTGGGATGGTCGCGAACCACGCTCGACAAGCGCCTGGCACTGATGAACTGTTCGGAACGGGTCCGTCGGGCCTTGTCCGAGCGGCGCATCCAGCTGGGTCACGCCGAGCTGTTGGCTGCGGTCACCCGCGACAAGCAGGATGCCGTGTTGGAGAAGTTGCTGTCACAGGCCAGTCTGCCGACGGTCGCCCAGTTTCGCGGGCAGCTTGAGCAGATCTCACGGGCGTTGAGCAGCGCCATCTTCGACAAGGGCGAGTGCACGTCGTGTTCCCATAACTCGGGGAATCAGCAGGCGCTCTTTGGCGAGGCGATTGCCGCCGGACACTGCACCCACGGTGCGTGTTTCGATGGCAAGACCGAGGCGGCGCTGGACGCAAAGAAGGCATCGCTGGCTGACGACTATCCGACCATTCGGATCGTTCGGCCCGGCGAGAACTTCACGCTCCTGCGACTGCTGGCGGAGGGCGATACCGGGGTAGGCGACGAACAGGCAAAAGCCTGCCGCGCCTGCAAGAACTTCGGTGCCGCGATCTCGGCTGTGCCCGGCAAGCTGGGCAATGTCTATCCCGACCTGTGCTTCGATGCGAGCTGCAATGCCAAGAAGGTGGCAGCGCGCATCAAGCTGGAAAAGGACAAGGCAACGCCGGCGGAAGGTTCTGCAAAGACAGCGTCAGGCAAGTCGGCAACCCCTGCCAAGTCATCCGGCAAGGCCGCATCTCAGCCAGATACCAAGTCGGATGCCAAGGTCCAGGACTCGCAACGGGTCAAGGACTACCGGCTGACAGTCTGGCGCAAGGCGCTGCGTCGGGAGTTGATGGGCAATCGTGACAACAATCTCACGGTACTCATCGCCCTGGCGTTATCGGGCAATGCCCGCCATATCAGCGATACCAAGCTGGGCAAGGCATTCGCCGCGATCACCAAGCAGGAGTTCACCAGCTTCGTGTTCAAGGCGGACGAGGCAGCACGCCTGGTGGCGCAGTCGGATGAAGCCGTTCGGGACAAGTTGTTCCTCGGACTGGCGGCATCGGCAGCGGATGGCATCGAGGAGAAGACTCTGGTCCAGATCCTCACCTATCTCGAGATCGATCTCGGGCGGCACTGGAAGCTCTGCGAAGAGTTTCTCAAGCTGCTCACCAAGAGCGAAATCGAGGCGATGTGCGACGAAATCGGCTTGAAGGTCGCCATGGGCGGGACATTTGCCAAGGCCATGAGCGGCAAGAAAGACGACATCGTCAAGGCGCTGTTAAACGTGGCGGCTTTCCCCTACGAGGGCAAGGTGCCGCGGTCGATGCGCTTCAACATCGCGTAA